From one Melospiza melodia melodia isolate bMelMel2 chromosome 6, bMelMel2.pri, whole genome shotgun sequence genomic stretch:
- the MDK gene encoding midkine: MQVRSLFLLLVLILVAATAEAGKNKKEKTKKDGSKCEDWRWGPCVPNSKDCGLGYREGTCKGESKKLKCKIPCNWKKKFGADCKYKFESWGGCSAQTGLKTRSGILKKALYNAQCEETVYVTKPCSSKIKSKSKAKKGKGKD; encoded by the exons ATGCAGGTTCGgagtctcttcctcctcctggtgCTGATCCTGGTGGCCGCCACCGCCGAGGCTGGCAAAAACAAGAAAG AAAAGACAAAGAAGGATGGCTCTAAGTGCGAGGACTGGCGCTGGGGACCCTGTGTTCCCAACAGTAAGGACTGTGGCCTGGGCTACCGCGAGGGAACTTGCAAAGGTGAGAGTAAGAAGCTCAAGTGCAAGATCCCCTGCAACTGGAagaagaaatttggag CTGACTGCAAGTACAAATTTGAGAGCTGGGGAGGCTGCAGTGCTCAGACTGGCCTGAAGACTCGCTCCGGAATCCTGAAGAAGGCCCTGTACAATGCCCAGTGTGAGGAGACTGTCTATGTGACCAAGCCCTGCTCCTCCAAGATCAAGTCAAAGTCCAAAG CAAAGAAGGGCAAGGGGAAGGACTAG